The Treponema sp. OMZ 790 genome includes the window TCTACAAAGAGCTTGTAGGTTCCGGTTATGTTCCGTTTTGCAAAAATATACAGCCGCTCTCCGTTTTTTTGCCCTGTTGCCGCAGCCTTTGATTCCGCTGCAAGAAAAAAACTTTTATCGGGGGTTACATAGGATACGGCAAAGGATCCGAATTCTCCCAACATATTTTTTCCGTTAAAATTAAAGGTTCTTATCAAAAGACCTTCTTTGTTTTTGCCGCTTCCTGTCTGTACCGGAAATTTTTGTACATCATTTTTTGAAAGTTCTTCTATAATTTTATTTAGAACATCGAAGCCCTGATCGTCATTTTCGATGAGGGTACTCATAAGCCTTTTTGCAAAGGCGCCGTCTTGGCTTGAGTTTAACCGCTCTATCATTTCGGCCGGACTTAATCTTTTTTTTGTCAAGACTTTTTCATTTTTGGGCTGATTATCTATTTTAAAAAATTCAGGGGCTGACGGAGCTTGAGGAATTGCAGGGCTTACAGTGTTCGGCTTAGGTATGGCCGGTATTTCCGGGATCGGCGGCACAGACGGAATGGGAATCGGATTTGAGTTTTGAGCAATTATAGGCAGAGATGTAAATATCGAAAAAATCACAGCGATTATAAAAGGGCTTATCGGCATATTTGCAAGCCGGCTTTCAACAGTTTCAAGCCGAGCTTGAAGGCTCAAGATAGTTTTTTCCAGCCGCCGTTTTTCTTTTTCTAGGGTTCGGCGAGGATCTTCTTCTTTTTTTGCCGAAATTTTACCCCGTACAGTTGCAGGACTGGTCTTATTTAAGAACATTTCCTCAGCCTCGGCTCTTTTTTCAGGATTACCTATATTGGCAACAAGCTTCATAGCCTCATAGCCTATTTCCGGATTTACATTATAAGCACTTATTTTTTCGAGAGCAGTCGCAGAGGCTCTAGGAAGACAAAGAACCCTGTCAACATAATCCTCGTATCTTACTCCCGCTTTTTTACAAAGCGGACGGGCCTTTCCAAGCAGGCGGCCGAGTTCTTTCATAAGGCGGCCGTCTTCTACCATTATGACCTGCCGAATCTCATCGGTTAATTCCAAAAGTTCCGGCGACTCTTCAAGCGTAATCTTATAAAAACCCTTCTTTTCGGCTTCAGCTAGAAGGTTGTGAAAAAGAGTCCAAAACTTAGGGCTGTGCACCCGTGTCGAATAAAACCCGCCCTCTTTTTCGCACTGCTTGTGGTGGGTATATTCATGCACCGCCGTGTAAATAAGTTCATTATCGTTTGCAAAATTCTTATTGTGAAGAATAATTTCGTGCGTGTCCGGCTTATAAAGCCCGTTTACTTTTTTACTGCTCTTGCCCGTAAAAACCACCGAAAACTCAAGCTCGGTATCCGCCGTCTCAAGTAAAATTTCTTTAACCCTATCCTGATTCATAGCTTCATTATATACTATTTAAGGTAAATTTTCAAAGTGATAAAGGAACAATAAGATAATATGGTAGTTAGTACATAGGTTTAAATACCATATTTTAAGCGCCTTTTTATTGGAATGTATAAAGAAATCCGATTTTTTTCATTCTTTCAAAACACTTTCTATCAATTCACAGGCATTCGTCAGCTTTAGTTTCCAAATTTTAGCATCATTCATTATTTCTTCATAAAAGTCCTCTAGAATCTTTACTTGAAACCACTAAATAACAGGCTCGTCCATTCTTTGTAAGAAAAACAGAGGCATAAATATAAAAGTCAAATTAAATAAATATAATAAAAAGCCGATTATTTATAAGTAGGATTAAAGTATTCTGTTTTAAAAGGAGAACATTATGAAAAAACGATTTTCTATCCGTAATAAACTAATCGTTATTTTCGGACTGTTAGTAAGTATCGCACTCTTTATTTTTGGAATGTTAGCGGTAAATATTGCCGAAAAAGCTGTAAAAGAAACAGCCGAAAAACACTTGATTGATAAGGCAAAGGATACGGCTGAAATTATAGACGGCAGATTAAATGCCTTTTTCCAATTTTTGGAAGGTATTGCGAAATCTCCGGTTTTAACTGATCCGGAAGTACCATATGCTCAAAAAATGCAATATTTAGAGAAACAAAGCGCACTCAATAAGTCTATTTTGGAGTTGAATATAGCCGATTTACAGGGTAACCGCTACACCAACAGCGGTAGAAAGATATTTGTAGGAGATCTTGCATGGTTCAAGACATCATCTACAGGTAAAAGATTTGCTTCAGAGCCCATAATATCCAGAACTGACGGCTCCCTGATAAGTGCATTTGCAGTTCCCGTATACAATGATAACCAAAAAATCGTAGGCGTTCTTGCAGCTGCAGTAGATGGATTAAAACTGTCAAATGACATAAAAGATATAACTGTAGGAAAAACAGGCGGATGCTATATCATCGGATTAAAGGGAATAACTATTGCCGATAAAGATACGGAAATAGTTTCAAAACTCGAATCCAGTCTGGATAAGGCAAAAAAAGATCCCGCCTTTGAAAGCATTGCAGCATTAGAAACAAAGGCTCTATCCGAAAAAGAACCTTCCATAGGCTCTTTTTATTGGGAAGGCGACCTTGAAATAGCTTCTTTTGCTCATATCAAAGAAACAGGTTGGACTGTAATTATTTCGGCACCAATAGAAGAATTTATGGGAACAATCGACACATTAAAAAATTATCTTTATATAGTGGGTCTCATTATTTTAATAGGTTCTTTCGTTATAATCTTCATTGTTGCTCTACGCATTGTAAAACCGATTAATGGTGCCGTTTTAGCTTTAAAAGACATTGCACAAGGAGGAGGAGACTTAACGGTACGGCTTCCTCTCAGAGGAAATGATGAAATTACAGACCTATCCAACTATTTTAACCGTACAATAAAAAAAATAGAAGAATCCATACAAACAGTAGGTTTAAATACTTCCACAATGGAAAACATAGCCTCTGAACTTGCAAGCAATATGAATGAAACCACAAGTTCCGTACAACAAATAGGAGCTAATATTGAAGGAGTAAAACAGCAAGCAATGACACAAGCTGCAAGTGTAACTGAAACAGCTGCAACAGTAGAAGAAATAATTCGAACAATAAAACAACTTAACGGAAGTATTGAAAGTCAGGCTGCAAGCGTTGCCGAATCGTCTTCGGCCATTGAAGAAATGGTAGCAAACATAAGCTCCATAACAAACACTCTTGGAAAAACCGATAATGTTATTAAAACTCTTGCAGAGGCCACTGCGGATGGTAAAGAAACCGTTACAAATGCAAACACGGTAACACAAAAAATATCTGAAGAATCAGGCGGTTTGTTAGAAGCTTCAACAGTTATTCAGCACATTGCAAGTCAGACAAACCTTTTGGCTATGAATGCAGCCATTGAAGCAGCCCATGCAGGAGAAGCAGGAAAAGGGTTTGCCGTCGTTGCCGACGAAATAAGAAAACTTGCAGAAGAATCGAGTTCTCAAGGAAAAACAATTACCTCAACCTTAAAAAATTTATCAGGCGAAATTGAAGTATTATCGGATTCTGCAAAAACTGCTGAGTCAAAGTTTAATGCTATCTTCAATCTATCCGAACAAGTAAAGCAAATGAGTACAACTTTGATGAATGCAATGCAGGAACAACAGCATGGAAGTCAAGAAGTGCTGACGGCAATCAAAGATATAAACAGAATTACCGCCGAAGTTCAATCCGGTTCGGAAGAAATGCTTAAGGGAGGGGAAGGGGTCGCAGAAGAAATGAACAAACTTGACGGACTAACTCATGTCATAACAGACAGTATGAATGAGATGGCAAAGGGAGCTTCCCATATAGGAAATGCAATGGAAGAAGTTGCAGTAATAACCCAAAAGAATAAGCAAAGCATCGATAATCTTGTTAAAGAAGTAAGCAAATTCAAAATAAGTGGAGAAATGAATCTTCTAAAAAATAAAAAAGAGGATACAAGCATTAATCTTATCAATGCCGTTAAGATACATGTAGACTGGAAAGTTAAGCTTAGGGCCGCAATCTCAACAAAAGAAAAACTTGATATCGAAACCATTTCGAAAGATTCGGAATGCGAATTCGGCAAATGGCTTCATGGCGAGGCAAGAACAAAATACGGTCACCTGTATTCATATAAAGAATGTCTGGCGAAGCATGCAATCTTTCATGCGGAAGCAGGTAAAGTTGCCTTTGCAATCAATAACGGACGCTTTAATGAAGCAGAATCCATGTTAAGCGCAGAAAGTTCATTCAGCACTGCTTCAAACGAAATCGCCGCTGCCGTAACCGCCCTAAAAAATGAAACGGGCTTGCGCTAAAGCGTCTGATAAAAAAAGGCTCCCCAAATCGGCGGAGCCTTTTTTTCATTTCTATTGAAGGATCGGTGTCAATATCGCCGGTCTCAAACTGCGGCGGACAACCTGTCAAGCCGGACATAATCCCCAAAAACACATTATTCATTGAATGTCCCGAAACGAAAACTTTCATACCGCCGGTAATGTATACGAGTGCGCTCAAAAGCAGGGCAAAGCCAAAAAGTTCGATAAAATCCCGTATATTTACAGTATAGTGAATAAGCGAAAACGCACCGATAACAGCACCATCGGCAGCGGCTATGCCGTTTTTTTGTTTTTAAACGGAGGGGCGGCAACCTGCAAGCCCCAACCGCGGAACGGCATTTCTTCCCCCGCGGACTGTAAAGGTGTTAAAAACCGGGTGATAAAGCCGACAAAAAGCGTTGACCGCGAAAAAACAAAGTCAGGTATGCCGTCTAACAGCGTTTGCCCGGCTATAAAACGGCAGCTACGGAAAACATGTACCGCAAGACGGCCGGAAAACCCGCGGCAGGCGGAATCTGCCGTGTACCGTCATCAAGCTGCCCGCCTTTGCCTTAAAGACTGTTTTATCGGTAAGGATTCCTGCAGGAAAAGCAAAAACAATATAATATCCCGTCAAGTTTTCCGAAAAAAGCGAATATTCGGCATCTTCGCCAAATCAACATACCCCGGCGCAGAGCGTAGCCGAGAAACGGCGGGTATTAAACCCTCTGCACGAATAAAAAAGTCTTGACCGGTTAAGTTTGCCTATCGGGGTTAAAACCGCCGCAAGCACCAAGAGGAAAACCGCATACACCGGAAAATACAGCTCTGCGGCACGGAGTATTCCCCTTTTTTAAACAGCCTTGTCTAAGGTAAAACGTTACCGTTTTACCTATCTTTTGCGGGCAATACGCAGTCCTAACGAATGGTCGCTTGCTGACGGAAATAAATTTGTACTGCCTGAAATCCGTGCCGCTACTTGACAGGAAGTAACATTAATACCTCCCGGAGAAGCATTTTCAAGGTAAGAGCCTCCTCTGTGGCTTCGATTATTCAAAGAAGCATCCGAAGGGCCTTGCGGGTCGCTGCCCAAATCTCCGCCGGTTATAGCTTTATACTTATCCCAGCACCATTCCGAAACATTACCCGACATGTCGTAAAGCCCGTAGCCGTTCGGTTTTTTTTGCTTTACAGGATGCGTTTCGTTATGGCCGTTTGCTTTATACCATGCATATTCACCGAGCGTTGCTTCCGTATCGGTACCCGCCCACTTATGCGAGGTGCCGCCGAGAGCTGCCCATTCCCATTCAGCCTCGGTCGGTAGACGAAAGCCTTTTTTACCCGCGTCCATACGTACCTTTTTAGAGGCTTTTGCATCCGTCTTTGTGTATACGGTATTAGTGTCTTCGGTATAATATACGCAGTCGTTTTCGGTAAAACCTGCCAGCTTGGTAAGTTCATTACAAAATACGGCACAATCATACCATGTCATTTTTTCCGCAGGATGTTTTTCCGCACCCGGAAGGCTTTTAAAATGACTGGGATTCTTACTCATTACCGCTTTCCACAGCTCCTGCGTTACCTCTGTTTCCGAAATATAATAGTCGGAAAGATTTACCGTGTGAGGCTTATTATCCTGCTCCGAAGCAGCTCCGAGATTACCTCCGGTTACAGAGGCAACGGGTTTCATCATAAAACGCACGCCCTTTACCGTATATTCCGTATCTTGAAACGGGGCTTGGCTATGCCCCCCCCCGCCGGAAGCGGCAGGGTTATCGGCACTTACACGGCAGCCGCTTATTATAAGCACCGCTGCAAAAAGCACGGCAAAAATACCCGCCGCCTTTTTATTACAGTTCAATTTACACTTATTCATTTAAAAATCTCCTTAAAAACAGGGAATCTTCTAAACAGCCGGTTAGTAAATACGTTTTAGCAAATACTACAAATCATTTGCTCACAGACAAGCCGATAGATTTGATGTTTTAGAAATTCCCTCTATAAAATATATAACTATTGCACATCTTACGGATGAGCATCCAGCCATTCTTCAAATTCTTTTTTTGCCGATTTCATGATAATTACTTCTTCAATGCGGGTATCGCCCTTATCGTTTTTGGCACCGTAATTTATCTTATGCGGAACTCCGCCCGGATAATGTACACCGAATTTTACGATATGAGAATATGCATCATTTGAATCGGAATTCCACAGTTCAACGATGTTATTGTCTTCATCAAAAACAACGCCCCAGACAGTAACAACATGAAGCGGATCAAGAACGTTCTTTACCGGTTTGATGATAACGGCGATTGCGTGCCCTTCTTTAAGAGCTTCTTTTATCATCTGTTCAAACTCTGCTTTGGTCTTGACCGCCCTGCTTATAATAAGTTTTGTTAAATCGTCTTGTCCGCCGAATACGTCCTTTACAATACCGGGGGGAGCCTCTTTCTGGAGAGGGCTGGTATTGCCGCGTAAATACCAATTAACTGCGGTATTTAAATCGGCTCCCGTATTGGGAAAACTCTTTCTGAATACGTTTGCAACGCTGCTTTTCTCACCTTCACCTGCATCACCGGAACCGCCTTTGTATTCGCCTGCATATATTTTATATTCCTCCGTACCGGCTATTATGCCTTTTTTTTGCACGTAGCGGGCAAGGTTATCTTTATTTTCCCTCATCCACCAGTGAATTAAGTCGGCGGTTGACATTGCCCAGCACATCTGATTATCCTGAACCGCTTTAAATTTTTCCGTGTAGCACAGCTTCCGTGCATTAAACCATTTTGTGCTTGCAGTTTCTTCCCATTTGCGGTATAGAGGGCTTGCCGCCGCTTCAGGTTTGAGATCGCCGTCTAAAGGTTCCGTTATGCCATGTATCCACTTTGTTGTAAGTACGGGTTTGGGATGAGCTTTTTGAATAATCGGTATTTCCCGAATGAGTTTTGCCTTATCAGTGTTATCGGTTTTAAACACAAGATACGCCCTTCGCTCAAATAGCGATTTGTTTTCTTTAAGCTTTACGGTAATTGTATCAATATTCCCTGCCGAAACGGATGTATGCTCTACCCAATCGCCCTTTCCGTCGGCATATCTAAGACTGTAAAAATATTTCGAGTGCGTAGTTTTTTTTGTAATAACCGCTGAAGCCGATTCAGTTTGATAGTCCGTTTTTATTTCCGTTTTATCGAACGTAACGGAGGAATCGTCCTTTATCTGGAAACCGATAGAAGTACGTTTTTTACCGTCGACCCAAACATTAACGGTTGCGGGTCCCTTTTTCTTGCCTGTAACAAGACCGTCTTCCGTAACTGAAACCAGATTTTCCTCATACTTGTATTCTACTTCTTTATTTGTCGCATTTTCCGGTTTAATAACGGGTTTCAGCTGAAACTGTTCCCCCAACTTAACCGGTAAAGTAGTATCTTCTTCGATAAGTTCATCATTTACATCGTGAAGAACAACTTCAGTTACCGGAACATACTTCGGTATAAACGGAGCGGGCTGCCCGGAATTGTCCGGGTTTTGTCCCTGTCCCGAGTGCGGTTTGACAGTACCGCCGCCGGAAGGGTTTGTTTTTGCGAGACTATTCGGACAGCCGGCAAGAAGTACAATGAGCGCCGTAAGAGCACCGAATAAACCTGCATATAATATCCGTTTTTTATTCATTTAAATCTCCTTAAAATATATCCGCAGCGCATTATCAGCGTGCGGACATTGTGTTTCTAAAAACTCACAATTTTCAGTTCCCGGCATCCAGCCATGCTTTAAATTCTTTTTTTGCCGATTTCATAACAGCTACTTCTTCAATGCGGGTGTCTCCCTTATCGTTCGGAGCAGCATAGTTTATTTTATGCGGTATTCCATCAGGATAATATACGCCGAATTTTACAATATGCGAGTTTCTGTCATTGGAATCGGAAGTCCACAGTTCAACGATGTTATCGTCTTCGTCAAAAACAACGCCCCAAACGGTAACGACATGCAGCGGATCGATAATATTGGTTTTCGGTTTTATAACAACGGCAATAGCATGTCCGTCATTTAAAGCACCATTTATCATATCTTCAAACTCTTTTTTGTTATGCGCGTAACGGACTTCTATCAGCTTGTTTAAATCTTCCTGTCCCGTAAATACGT containing:
- a CDS encoding formylglycine-generating enzyme family protein, which codes for MNKCKLNCNKKAAGIFAVLFAAVLIISGCRVSADNPAASGGGGHSQAPFQDTEYTVKGVRFMMKPVASVTGGNLGAASEQDNKPHTVNLSDYYISETEVTQELWKAVMSKNPSHFKSLPGAEKHPAEKMTWYDCAVFCNELTKLAGFTENDCVYYTEDTNTVYTKTDAKASKKVRMDAGKKGFRLPTEAEWEWAALGGTSHKWAGTDTEATLGEYAWYKANGHNETHPVKQKKPNGYGLYDMSGNVSEWCWDKYKAITGGDLGSDPQGPSDASLNNRSHRGGSYLENASPGGINVTSCQVAARISGSTNLFPSASDHSLGLRIARKR
- a CDS encoding IdeS/Mac family cysteine endopeptidase (This family includes IgM or IgG-cleaving cysteine proteases.) — protein: MNKKRILYAGLFGALTALIVLLAGCPNSLAKTNPSGGGTVKPHSGQGQNPDNSGQPAPFIPKYVPVTEVVLHDVNDELIEEDTTLPVKLGEQFQLKPVIKPENATNKEVEYKYEENLVSVTEDGLVTGKKKGPATVNVWVDGKKRTSIGFQIKDDSSVTFDKTEIKTDYQTESASAVITKKTTHSKYFYSLRYADGKGDWVEHTSVSAGNIDTITVKLKENKSLFERRAYLVFKTDNTDKAKLIREIPIIQKAHPKPVLTTKWIHGITEPLDGDLKPEAAASPLYRKWEETASTKWFNARKLCYTEKFKAVQDNQMCWAMSTADLIHWWMRENKDNLARYVQKKGIIAGTEEYKIYAGEYKGGSGDAGEGEKSSVANVFRKSFPNTGADLNTAVNWYLRGNTSPLQKEAPPGIVKDVFGGQDDLTKLIISRAVKTKAEFEQMIKEALKEGHAIAVIIKPVKNVLDPLHVVTVWGVVFDEDNNIVELWNSDSNDAYSHIVKFGVHYPGGVPHKINYGAKNDKGDTRIEEVIIMKSAKKEFEEWLDAHP